ATTTTCAGAATCACCATCATCGGAACCGCCAGCAGCATCCCCATAAAACCCCACATCCAGCCCCAAACGGACAGCGATACGATGATGACGAACGGCGATAATCCCAAATTGCGCCCCTGAATACGCGGTTCGACGATATTGCCGAGTATCATGTTGACGGCTATCATTAAAAAGCCTACGAACACGACCGGGCCGGGTTTGGGCCAAAACTGAATGAGCGCGAACAGCGTGGTGATCAGACCCGATATGATCGAGCCGAAATTCGGTATGAAATTCAGGATAAACGCCAAAAATCCCCAAACGATGGGGAAATCCATGTGCACGGCGAGCGTTCCCAGAAAAACCAGAACGCCGGTAAGAAGAGATATGAAGAATTTAACGGAAATGTATCGGGTTACCTGCAGAATGATATCTTTTATGATCAGCGTGATTTTGCCCGAGTTTTGACCGTCGAACGCAACGGCCGCTTTCGTTTTAAATAAACGTAATTCAGCAAGAAAAAAAATGACGAACAATGATACGACCGTCAGATTTTTTACGAACGCTATCAATATGTTTGAGAGAGACACGGCCGCGTTCTGTATTGCGGTGCGGATACCCAGTTGTCCCCACAGATTTTCAAACAGACTCGTTTCTTCGTCGAACGGCAGC
This sequence is a window from Treponema brennaborense DSM 12168. Protein-coding genes within it:
- a CDS encoding AI-2E family transporter, giving the protein MKQINFARGIFLLLLFICAVITGTLLKITASVVIPVTVAVLLAFVFQPLIAALNKRFHIPVGIGITIIFVILFVAMLVIGNLLFSSFKTIFALYPKYEERLTVIYETVATIFKLPFDEETSLFENLWGQLGIRTAIQNAAVSLSNILIAFVKNLTVVSLFVIFFLAELRLFKTKAAVAFDGQNSGKITLIIKDIILQVTRYISVKFFISLLTGVLVFLGTLAVHMDFPIVWGFLAFILNFIPNFGSIISGLITTLFALIQFWPKPGPVVFVGFLMIAVNMILGNIVEPRIQGRNLGLSPFVIIVSLSVWGWMWGFMGMLLAVPMMVILKIICENVSILKPLSILMGSKPTEEVPSEK